Part of the Zingiber officinale cultivar Zhangliang chromosome 8A, Zo_v1.1, whole genome shotgun sequence genome, AATGTACAACAGTTTGACTAGGGCTGCCTAAACTAGGAGTTCTTGGATGGTCTATAAACATTTAGTGAATTTGCTAGTAACATAGATGGATGAGAATAATATCAAATGTCCATGTAACAATCGAAAGTATCAGAATTATATTTGCATCGGATCGTTATATTTGAGAGTAACATGCAGAGCAATTTCTGTGGCCATCCTCATTTCAAGAAAGCAAGTAGAGGAAgttatcaatagaaaactaatgTTCCAAGTAAAAAAGATGGATTAGTTTCATctcaccaatcgattgaaaagattGTATGATTCTACTGCTATGATTAAGGAAATGAGGTGGCATGTAGAGCATAAGGTTGAAGATGGTGTCATGTGTTATTGCTTAAATTCCCCTACTTTGAAGTATGTCAACTAGACACGTCTAGATTTTGCATCTGAAATTCAAAATAATTGACTTAGTTTTATTTAAATGGCTCTCAACCATTTGAAGACTATGCATGAAAGAACAAAATATGTTCTTACTCGTATTTGTACTAGTCTCTAGATCaaataattcaaaaaataagTTGCAAGGTCTCCTGCAATCTCTTATTGTGGAATTAAACAATTGTGAGAACTGAGTGTAAAGGCAGACATTTCGAAAAAAACAAAACATTAAACATTTGCGACGAGTGGGTGTAGGCGTATGACATTTCAAAAAGCAAAACTTTTCATACAAGAGCTAATCAGTGATTTTTCAACGTATCCAATGTTTTCTAATTGGAGTACTGCAGGGCGGTTAGCTTGCCCATGTTGCATGGACAATTCAGATGAATTTACTCTGTCAAAAAGTGATAAACAATGTTGGTTTAACAATCATCACGAGTTTTTCCACAGTGAATACCAAATAGAGATGCTAGCTCAAAATTCTCTCTAGATGCTGCTCTTCAATCAGCTTCTCCCTTGCCTACACTAGTTGTTTTAGTATTAGAAGTGTGATCTACAACTGGATGAAGGTGTATAACAGTATGTATACCCTACAGCatgaagaaaaaacatgaaagatTTAATTACAACAACAATAATATTAATGTTTATCCAACCCATCAGCTTAATCTTTTCAGGAAGGATATACAATGATTAGATGGTATTAGAATGGAAACTGCAGCTTAAGTTTTCAAGCAAATTAGGTTTCACAATGACCAAGTAGGACCAATTTCATGTTCAACTAGAACTCTTTAAAATGGCCTTCTCCTTGGCGCAAGAACCATACTCACTACCAATGGATCATATACTTACATAATCATCAACTTCCTTTAGCAAGAAAAGACAATTTATCTTAAGTTAGAAGAAAAAATGTAACCGAAAGATGGTTATGACTTACTAAGAATCTCAAATAAAGCCATTAGTCAACCACAACTCAAATGTAAACCATCACTTCTTGTGTGTGCGCGCGCGCATGCACGTGTGTGTTTATGTGACATTAATGCTTTGTTTATTGTTTACTCGGATGTGCAGATTAGAGAAAAGATGGATTGCATGAGAATCAAGATACTTTGCTCCATTTAATCTATTGAAAAAATAATAGACAGACATATTCCAAATCCGTCCAGCCATGGAGAGGTCATGAACTTGCGACACGGCTGTTGCAACTGACCTCTCTGCGGTTGTCGTGTGTTCACAGCATTGCGGCCACAATCTCAAACTCACTTGGCTGGTCGTGGCCACCAAAGGATTCCTTCCTCCTTCCGTTTCAAAAAGattatttattatataattaGATAAGAGGCAATTTATTGTTCATGTTCCCATCCTTACTGGATTGCCAATGTGAAAGTGTAATCGATTGGTATCTACTTTCATATAAATAAACAATCTTCAACTTACAAAAGCCTACAATGCTACTTCCTTTGCTAAGCATGAAACCAAATTCCATAAGTTTCATATGAATTTCAATTCCAGATTAGGTCGAACAATTTCTCACTCACTTGGGTATTTCCAAGTTCTAAAAGGCCAACAACAAATGGTTGTCTAACCACCGAGATATTCCACACGGGCATTTGAAGGGGTTTCCAGTTGTTCCAAGCTGTGAGAAAGGGGCAGTTTGCCAGTCTGATTTAAATAATAAACGAGTTTCCTAGGCAATTATTTCCAAAACTGTGAAACTATAGTAACTGATCATTGCAAATTACGCATGTCTTCACTATAATTCTTTCTTCTATGAAATTTGTAAGGCATAAACTTGTCCGTGAGTTACTAGATATTGAACAGAAGCAGCAATTGCATATATTGCTATATGAAAACCATAAATACCAACTACAGCTAACCAACCTGGTCATTCTTCCCTTGCAACAATGGCATCAATGCAACAACTGAGTTACTAGAAAACCCTGAGAAGCCAATCAACTTGTATGTAGAGATTAGTTCATATGGAGTATAACGAATATGAATATGGCAGCTAGAATGAATAGATAGCATCATACCTTACAGCTTAGAAATGAAAGAATGACCATGGCAGAGGCCTGCCTAATAGACACTGATATCAGAATTCTCTATTGATTCTGAAGAACATCTGACATCAGAATTCTCTATTGCAATCCTTAATCTAGATCGAAGAGGTCAATCATCAACCATAAAGTGATCATCGGGTCCATCTCCACCAGCCCGTTGCTCTCCTGGAACAATTCCGGTCACGTGGTGGAGCCCCTGTATCATCTGAGACAGATAGGGAACTGGATGGCTGTGTGCCAGCTGATGGTGATTTCCCAGTGCTGTGCTACTGCCACCACCATCTGAGAGCCCTCCAAACACAGGGCTAGGAGGCCGCTGTGACAGCACTCCGAGGAGCTGCCCTATCAGACTCTGCTGCTCGTGAAGGATCCTTGCTTGAATCCCCTCTATCTCGGCTCTGTGCTCACTAAGCATCCCTTCCACCCGCTTCTTCCACTCTTGCCTCCTTCCATCCATCCGCTCCTCCCACTCCGGCTCCTCCTCCATCCACTGATGCCGTGCCTGCCTCCTCCTCTGCTCCCTCTCCTCTTCCGCTTCCAACGCCGCTTTCGCCCTTTCCTTCCTCGCTCTCTCCCGCTCCTCATCCCTTTCCTCCATCCTCGCCTCCCACTCCCTTAGCCGCATCTCGGCCCGCGTTGCGTTTCTCGCCTTCATACTACTCATATCCGCAGCCGGTGGCGGAGGCGGCTCCGCCGCGATGGGTACCACTTCATTGAAATCGAAACCTTCGTCCTCCTCCTCGACCTCCTGATCGGCTCCTTCGTCTCCGCCTTCAGGCTTGGAGTCGAATCCAAGCCCCAACCCGAGTTCGCCGTCGTTGTCGAAGGCCCCTCCGGGGGCTGGATCGGGCAAGGGTGCGTCGCCGAAGACGGAACGGTAGAGGAGGAAATTGGGCCAGTGGGAGACCCCTCGTTGCTCGGCCACATCCACAGAGGCGGAGCGCGGCGGGTCGAGGGCCAGCAACTTGCGTTTGGCGAGAAGGTACTGATGGCGCATGTTGTGGACCTTGGTGGCGGCGTCCTTCCAGGTCCAGAGGAAGGGATAGGCAGAGGGTTTGACGGCGTGGTGGGCGGCGTTGACATGGGCCGCGACAAGGCGGAAGCGGCGTTCCCTGCTGCGAAGGCAGGAAAGGGAGCCATCCGCCACCATCCCGGCGTACTTCTTGAGGAGGGAGCGCTCCTCCTCCTCCGTCCATTTCTTTCGCCGCGGCGCCATAACTCAAACGCCGCAGGACTCCCGGAAGCTTATCGCTCGCCGGCGAGGAGGCGGAGGTCCGATCTCGATGGGGAAGGATCCTTCGCCGTTGGCTCACTCTTTTGCGGCAGTCCGATCTCGACGGGGGTCGTCTTGACTCGAGCAAAAGCCAGCCAACCTCCCGATTTGGCTCAACGCTCCATCCATTTGTCGTCGTCTTGTGCAATTTGTCCTTCTTTGGAATTAGAttatattgatattttttttatttaatatggaaaaaatatattataaatttcttcttcatttagatattatttaATAGAAAACAGGGGCAAAAATGTCTCTACCCCAACTGAACATCTCATCACCAGTGCCAGTCGCACGATGAGATGGATGAAGATAAATCATGTATTAAGCGGCTTTAGGGACGATATTTAATACTTTAGAGAAAGAATTTTGTGAGAATTTTAtctaataaaataattttgtcaTTTAGTTCCAACTTAACTATACCGTGGGAGTATTGCCCATAATTGCACAAAACGATTTGCCACCTGCGGTCGAATGAGGTGATCTCGCAAGGGACGTTACTCGTGGGGTTGCCACCTACAACCGCgcatagttaaaaaaaaaaaaaaaaaaaaaaaatatgatgaacGAAAAAAAACATGAGAAGAAAAAAATTGAATCAAGGGACTAGTCTCTCGGTCACCTAGCTTGGGCTGCCACCTACAGCCGTGTGAGGTGAAGTCTGTCACTCACGACCGTAACCTAGCCCAAGGCTCCTGCCAATGCCCACGTGTAGAACTGTAAACAAGTCGAATCGGGTCGAATTTTagagtgttcaagtttgtttgataagataatcgagccgagccgagtcgagccgagcttaaaatgaaccaagtttttgaaataagtgttcaaacttggcttagtttattttttatgagcttgaacttgtttgaagcttggcttgagcttggttcgtttagatattatcaaactctcaattcaagcttggcttgagcttggttcgagcttggcttgagcttggttcgtttagatgttatcaaactcttaattcaagtttgtttgattgtttgaaacttttaattgtatgattgattattaagattgataatttaaatttatttatttatttattttattatttatttagcatattgaaaagagttttattaataaatatggttcgtgaatattgttcacaaacgttgttcacgaacgttaacgagctgaacacatgtgtgttcaagcttgtttgtttagcttaatgagctgttcaagcttgtttgtttaattaatcttatgtatattgaacgaacataaacaaactcttatcaagccgaacaccaaacttattcacgaacgcttggttcatttacaaccctagccACGTGAGATGAAGTCTGTCATCCTGTCACCCACGGTCGACGACTACATGACGTTCGCTGCTCGCAGCAAGTGGCCACGAGGTGACCTTGCATATGGGAGGCCGCCACCTGCATGAGGCAAGTTCGCAACCGTGAGTTGTATCGCGAAACCATTGGGAGAAAAATTAGACTACGTCAAGGGAAGAAAGAAAATTTCTTTTCGATTTAGATCGATTAAAAAATAATTCAcggataaattttaaattttgtttcctTATTAGATAAACAGATAATTCATTATCCTTTTACTAAATATATGGAGGAAATTTTTCTGCTATAAATTTTTTTCAGAGTTTTTATTCTGATCCTATCGAGTAATAGAGATATAGGCACGGACGGACATCGGTGGTCATCTTCCTTTGCCGGCGATGGAATTTCTAGTATTATGAGGGTTCATTGATAAAGATAAAAAATATCGTCTCTTGTTGCACGTAAAAATCATCCTTTTatgtttgaatttttgaattcaccACTAGTATAGGGTTAAGACTCAATAGCTCTTAGAAAAAGCGGCCAGAGTGAATTAACATCGAGTTCACTAGTGACCATGGATGTTCAAGTGAGACCATGGATGTTCAAGTGAAAAAGAGTTATATCgacaataataattaaatttagtAATGGTTATTAATACTTAATAAAAGGTTTACTACATCACTAAAGCCATGCTGATAAGAGTTGCTAGGCTCTAACCAATTGAAAAACTTAGAGAATGTgtaaaggaaaaatagttttctcaaATTCAAACGTTCTTCAACCTCAATTTGAACCATCTTAGATAATAATTAAACTGAGTTCATATGATTTAATCATATGCCTTTGGTTTGTATAATAATTAGGGTTTACATACACTTTTACAATAAATCAAAGACCCTATTCGTAGTGTTCTCGTTTTGTGCTCTAGAGGGGGAAGTTACAAAAATGATTTATTGTGTTAATTGATCatttaatagttttatttttgtatgaGTTAGCAAAAGCACTATAACTTgagcttttttttttgttaaataaaataataagatatgATTCACTCTAACATATACCTATTCTTATCTTTATATTTGAGATTGATACGGAAAATTGTGAGCGACCCCAAAGATAAGATGTGGTCAATAGTTAAACTGTGGTGGTTAAAGTCAAGATAAGGTGATAGTCAAAATCTGGGTGTACATATCTAAACGAATCACCTCTTAGAAGTAGGGTTTCTAGTATAAACCCAAGTGGCCACTCAGCCGGTCGAACTTATGGGATCCAGCTCCCCACTCTTCCAATGTAAGATTCTCAGTATAAACTCAGGCGAGCCTATAGTTAGCCAAGCATACGAGGCTCAACTCCTCACTCTTTTGTACAAGTCTCTTAGCATACAACCAGACGAGCCCTAGAGTCGGCCGGGCATGCGAAgcttagctccccacttctcctGTACAAATCTCTCAGCATACAGCTGGTTGAACCCTATAGCCGGCCGAGCATATagggctcagctccccactctCCTATGCAAGTCTCTCAGTATATAGTCGGTCAGGCCCTATAGTCGGCCGGGTATACGAGACTCAGCTCCCTACTCTCCTGTGCAAGTCTTTCATCATAAAGCCAGTCGGGCCCTAGAGTCGATCGGACATATGAGACTGAGCTCCCCAATTCTCCTGTACAAGGCAATTAGCATACAATCGGTCGAGGCCATATGGGCTTAGATCCCCACTTCTCCTGTGTAAGTCTCTGAGCAAATAATCGGTCGGACCCTAGAACTGGCCGGACATATGGGGCTAAGCTCCCCACTTCTCCTGTGCAAGTCTCTCAGCATACATCTGCCCGAACCCAGAGCCGGTCGGATCTCCTCTAGGAGATAACgttgtcagggaatcgtaacaactTGTCAAAGAACACCAACTACTCACCGAAGAATATTTCCTTATTCTAGTATATACACGTAATTGAATCTTCCTCTGCTTAGAGGAGAACTACTTTACATACTCCATCACCCGACATATTCTGACACCAAACATTCTCTGCCGCCTCATTATACGGAGATTTTGAGAGGCGGTCTAAAAAGGTGTCATCTCTATTGGCTAGGTATGTGAACACATCCAAATACACTCAAATTCCATTATTCTATTGTtgttcttcttctccattttcgcTCTATTActattctgacttgagcgtcggagtgcctATACTAGAAACCCCCTCCTTAGTTCTCGCTCTAACGTTCCCATTTTCTGTATGTAGTATGCGCAGGTCCACAACTCCTAGCTCTAGGTCTGCAATGCCCAGTTCGAAGTCTCTCCTCCATCAACATTTCAACCATCTTATCGTCCCCTCTGTCTACTCAGCTTCCGGACATAATTAgagataaaattaattatttaaaaagaaaatagtCATTTATATGCAATTTTCCTGTATCAAGTAATAATGTGGCAAAAGACACTACTACAAATTGAGGCTAAGACATTACCCCTAAAGTGTTGTTTTTAGCCATATAAATGTTGCATTATACCTAAGGTAACGTTTTTCATTCTATCTTATCAGGTCCTGTCATGTTAGATATAACGCAACGCTTTTGTCATTTAATGCAATACTTTTTTGAACTGTCGCGATATATAGCAAAGGCAACGCTTCTTTATATGCAACACTTTTTTCTTTCAACAGCAACACTTATTCTTTTGTTACTCTTAAACAATTGCAACACTTTTAACTATTAATAGAAAcacttttttacaattttttaaccCAATAATGCAATACTTTTTTCATTAAATGCATCATTTTTTATTGAAATTTTCACCAACACTTTTACCCATTAATAATAACATTTATTTTTTCACCAATATATTATTGATAATACAATTTTATTATCCAATCAAACACATTTGTATAAAAATAGATTATTCAAAATATGATCATTATATTTCAAAAGTTGTACCACATTATATTCTGcttaagaattttacaaaaatccaacaattgACATCTACAAATATATCACCAACTAAAGCACTATACAAAAGCCACCAATTAATACCTTCATGAATCTCCCCCAAAAGGCAACCATACATTTACAAAAAGCCAACTATATAAACTCTTTGCTTGCCTTAAAAAAAATCACATAGgtatccaaaatgtaacactcattcccattcccaacTATAACAACTGCTTAGCTATCCAAAATGCTTGCTGCCTACAAGAAAAGCATCACAATATGTACAATAAAAGTAAGAATAGAAATTTGATCATGTAGCAAAAGTAATAACCTTTGTGCTCAACTGACAATATATCTAAATACACCTTATCCAACCACCATCCTTCAGCtgaaaaataacatctactaaATTTAGTATGAGAATACTCAAATTTGGCGGTACACACTGCAATGAGAGTTAAAAATGATAGCATATCAAAATAAGCAACAACAAAGAAGTACCAAACCTCATAGCACAACTAGGAACCAACCATATAAAGAATGATAAACTAAGTACTATTAAATGAGAAAAATGCATGCAAAAGCACATTGGTCTTAGAAATTctggaaaaaaaaggaaatagtaGTGAAATGGGTGTTAGCGAAGAGCAAGAGGTAAAACATATACAAACACAATGAAAGACTCACATGTTACTAATCCAAGTAATCTCCTATGCTACAAATTTGCAATTGGATGATAAACTTATCATAATTCAGagcaaaaaattatataattgaaCATCAAACTTGCAAAGTCAATTATATAATTGAGCATCAAACTTGCAAagtcaatagcaataataaatagCTATCAACAAAACCACATCAGGAAGAACTAAACCTCAAGCATCAAATTGCAGCAAGTGGGTAAGTTCCATAGTCAAAATGAAATGCTTTTCTATGATTAATGGAAGTAAGGACTGggaatttagttaatttaaactTACATGGCAAACATTCACAACCACTTCCAAGTGAACATACAAAGTTCAAAGTgtcttttcaaataattttattgccCATGTAattcatacataaataaaaataagttaatttaaacTTACATGGCAAACATTCAACCACTTCCAACCATTAAGAGTTCAACcactgaaaaaaataaaaataagtcttATACATAACAGGTGGATAAAAGAAAGGGATAGTTCAACATTTAAGAGCTACTCATATTGTTGAAGGATAAAATTTAGTTCATAAATGAATTGAAAAGTAACAGGTGATGACAATTCCAAGAGAACATTAGTTAAAGCTACCTTCAAGCAACTAAATCATAGCAttctttcatgatgaaaacatacCGAATTCATCAACATAGCCACTGCTATCCAAACAATCACCTCAAGTCAGTAATGTATCCATATCCATACATCCGAGAAATAAGAATTCCCTGAATCAAATACTAAGCACAACCTAACCACATTCATAATCAAATAACCAATCTCATATAGAGATGAGAAAACAACCTCTGTTCGTTACATCCACGCCAAGGCACAAAGCTTCGTTTTGCCCAGCTGCCCTCACCATCATAGGGACTCGTTGGCCAGCAAAGAGTGGACAGGACCCAATACAGAATGGGAAGTCATCGCGGTTATTGATCTGCTATCCAGAACACATAGCTCTGGTTACAATATGGCAGTGATCGGACAAGTAAAGAAACACCCTTAAACGTTAACACCTACCTTCTTGTGGTCGGAACCATGTTGTTCGACCATTATAGGGCAGTTGGGGGATCTTGGCCGGGAGTTTCATGACGGCAGCAAGGGGAGAGGAAGGGCTTGACACTGGACGGTGGTCGCAGAGGGTGGCGACGTTAGGCGGTGGTGCGCGGCTTGGGAGGGAAGAGGAGATCGGGGCGGCGATGAGAAGGTGGTGATCGCACTAGGGCAGAGGCACGCGGAGGCTGGTGTTGCTCCTTCCTTCCGGAGACGGCTGCACTCGGCGACGGCGGAGACCACAGAGGAAGAGGGTCGGCGATGAAGAGATTGGGAGAGCTCGTCAGTTGGCGTCGTGTGGGAAGAGACGGTGCTACAACTCCGAGGTCACGAGAACATTGCCGGCTGAGGACTTCACCGGCGACGATCGGGTGGGGAGAGAGAGGTCAGCGGCCGCGCGAAGAGGAGAGGGGAGGAGCGGCGTCGGGTTAGGGCAAgggagaaacgaaggaaaagcaaaaagaaaagaaataaaacatatgAGTGACGTCGGGTTAGGGCAAGGGAAATTAatcatttcctcgtttaaatacgATAGTTTAAATAGACTTTTCCGTATCCCAATAATTGATCCCTTAATCTACATCATATGTTCATttaaatctcagaaaatttctaaaatttcttaaaaattttaataagactatttctcaaataaccttattatttaattattatttgagcaTTGTATCTTACATAATTATTATCCAAACAAGATTTCTCTCTTTGTAATTGAAACATATCTTACAAACTTTAtttaaatctctaaaaatttctaaattttttttaaaaattctataagttTATTTCCTTAATAAcactaattatttaattattatatagTGTAATCATTCATTAATGTTTTCATGCATTCTTGGAACATCGTCATCTAAATCTCTTGTAGTTTTCAATGATAATGGATCCTCTAGCTCTCCATGAAAAATCCACAAATCATAATTTTCCACAAACCCCTCACTTTTCATATGATTATACACTTGAGGAAAATGTTCAATTCGCTAGAGACGTTTGTGGAGAGGGCTTCGGTAAAGGTGTTCAGCAGAGAAAGAGTTTAGGTTGGTGTGCAACAGAGAAATTTTGTCGAGGGAGCATGAGGAGGAGGTTGCAAGTTTAGGGTTAGAGCAGAGAAGTTCGATGGAGGGAGGGGAGGAACTCACGATTCTAGGGTTTGCGTGAGGGAGGTTGCGGGTTTAGGTTCGCGTGAGGGAGGTCGCAAGTTTAGGGAGGGAGTTCACGAGTTTTGTTCACGCACGGGAGCTCTGTTTGGTGAAAAATAGTTGTTGgcaatttatgaaaaataaacatgtcATTTCTTCCGATTGCAGCAAATATTACTACTACCGCAACACATTTAAAAAGTGTTACATATTCATACACTATTACAACACTTTTACAAAAGTGTTGCCTTTTCTAATATCAACTGCAACACTTCTAAAATATGTGTTGCATTTTAGTTATAATGCAACACTTATTTGAAAGTGTTGCATGTTTTTCCCAAAACTTGATATATGACAACAATTTACTAAAGTGTTGCTCCCAAAGTGATACCTTAGGCTCATTTTGTAGTAGTGAGATGATTAATTCGCTTGCTTCTAGTGCCCCCACTAACTTGTTCTtaggccaacacagaggaggtaaattacggataactactagccattagtacaatGGCTAAGACATGGGGGAAGGCATGTTCGGACACATCAAGTTTCAATTCCATGACCTAATATGACAATACTCTATGCCTTAACCATTGTACCGCCCCGATGAGACCCTTTATCAAGTAATAATGTGCTCATAGTTAGTTGTTAttgctggttgctactcggaatatcagaccggttcccctgtacaaaaattttgtacaggtcctgaacctttcctaacaacctattgtgttctttagaaattaaatttggaattgcaaatggaacttaacattattgattccaaattcaacttatctgttcttagaggtttatacttggatcacaaatgatgcttaacattattaatccaaatccacctatattacaaattcaattaaatattaatttcagagatcgacctccaggttaaacatgacgaggtactaggccttcttgggtatgggagcatccaccacttcctagacaaagcctttcaacgaaattcaatatttaattttcttatagtaaccctaggtttaaccaaaaagaacaatcgaatcacaaattcaaaaaataaaagaaacacaaaatcgaaaacataaattcgattgcctagattcattagcctcttgtgtttggtatttcaagatctaaataaaaagatgaacaaattatgatgcggaaactaataactagttatatcttttatagcttatagacctcacgatcttctgtcgtattcctcttcttttctcggacattgtgtgggtgacgatctaccgagatgagaatccacccaagcttccttcttctccaagcaagtttcggccaccacaagatctccaagagaagatgaggttcggccaccaccaccaagctccaagggatgctagaaacaaagcctcctttctcttctttttctccaagaaagatccggccaccacaagaactccaagagaagatgaggttcgaccacaagaagaagagaggggaaggaagagggccgaccacaccaaggaagaaaagagagagaaatagaTGATAGATTATTGCAAGGCgatgcacctctaccctctcttttatattccttggtcttggcaaataaggaaagttttatcaaaacttccttattctctttgccaatgaaaggaaagtttcataaaatttccctttcaaactatatatggccgaccaccttaatccctctaaataaggaaagttttaaacacaaaattaaaacttcctaatttgtttccggaaatttttaaaataaaaatttctcttttaaaaattcccttcatggttggttataaaagaaaacttttataaattaaaatatctctattaaaacatatggatgatttacaaaaaggaaagttttctttaaaattaaaatcttccttttaactacaaataaggaaagatattaaatctttctcttaatcttttgtagaaagctataaaaggaatgatttaaattttaaaactctcttttaaaatcataaggatggttacaaaaaaggaaaattttattaaaaattaaaatcttccttttaactacaaataaggaaagatatcaaacctttctcttaatcttttgtagaaagctataaaaggaaatatttaaattttaaactctcttttaaaaccatggcttccacataagaaagattttaaaaaattaaaatccttttaatttactgTGGCTAgacacaccaagcttgggttcaagctagggtcgaccaccatctcaccttggtttgaccggccctagcttgggctccaagctaggcttggccgaccaccttaaggtggataagaaggtgggtatgagtgggtattacactttataaataagaggttatgacagggactgagaggaggaattggttttggtctcccgat contains:
- the LOC122008560 gene encoding uncharacterized protein LOC122008560, which translates into the protein MAPRRKKWTEEEERSLLKKYAGMVADGSLSCLRSRERRFRLVAAHVNAAHHAVKPSAYPFLWTWKDAATKVHNMRHQYLLAKRKLLALDPPRSASVDVAEQRGVSHWPNFLLYRSVFGDAPLPDPAPGGAFDNDGELGLGLGFDSKPEGGDEGADQEVEEEDEGFDFNEVVPIAAEPPPPPAADMSSMKARNATRAEMRLREWEARMEERDEERERARKERAKAALEAEEEREQRRRQARHQWMEEEPEWEERMDGRRQEWKKRVEGMLSEHRAEIEGIQARILHEQQSLIGQLLGVLSQRPPSPVFGGLSDGGGSSTALGNHHQLAHSHPVPYLSQMIQGLHHVTGIVPGEQRAGGDGPDDHFMVDD